Proteins from a genomic interval of Aspergillus flavus chromosome 7, complete sequence:
- a CDS encoding mitochondrial carrier domain-containing protein has translation MAAEPLSILLASTTASLSLDLFTYPLDTIKTRIQSREYSQFLRTNTGTSIWRHPGIFRGLYQGIASVTAASFPTAGAFFITYEYAQSGLQVIHQKLGTHESSSARLFSDFCAASVADLAACGVFAPADALKHNAQMIQSHHPDASAPVAGGRVGGVAQKATRLAFKKFINPRQLWSGYPALVAHSLPVSAIQMPLYESFRYRIFEYRFGDREKVLERPREYGKKEAHSTIGEAAATAAISAAVSGGIASVLTAPMDMVRTRIMLDAADTTAPQKKRMINTVREIVRTDGPRGLFRGCAINTFMAAVGSGLYFGLYESTKWWLGSDSMDNCAVLE, from the exons ATGGCCGCCGAGCCACTTAGTATATTGCTG GCAAGCACAACCGCATCCCTCTCACTAGATCTATTCACATATCCCTTAGATACGATCAAAACCCGCATTCAGTCTCGCGAATATTCGCAGTTCCTGAGAACCAACACAGGAACCAGCATATGGAGACACCCAGGGATATTCCGCGGCCTTTACCAAGGTATCGCGAGCGTAACCGCTGCCTCATTTCCCACAG CGGGCGCATTCTTCATCACATACGAGTATGCACAGTCAGGACTCCAAGTCATACATCAAAAACTTGGAACGCATGAGTCTAGCTCAGCTCGGCTCTTTTCCGATTTTTGCGCAGCCTCCGTTGCGGATCTTGCTGCTTGCGGAGTCTTTGCTCCGGCTGATGCATTAAAACACAACGCGCAGATGATCCAATCACACCATCCAGACGCATCAGCACCTGTAGCTGGGGGAAGGGTAGGTGGTGTAGCCCAGAAAGCGACACGGCTAGCTTTCAAGAAGTTTATCAACCCTAGACAGCTTTGGAGCGGATACCCGGCTCTTGTGGCGCATAGCTTGCCAGTGTCGGCGATTCAGATGCCTCTGTACGAGTCTTTTCGGTATCGAATTTTTGAATATAGATTCGGAGATCGAGAGAAGGTGCTAGAAAGACCAAGAGAGtatggaaagaaagaggccCATTCGACAATCGGAGAGGCTGCAGCGACAGCCGCAATAAGTGCTGCGGTCTCGGGCGGTATAGCTAGTGTCTTGACAGCACCCATGGATATGGTCCGGACACGAATCATGCTCGATGCTGCAGATACAACTGCACctcagaagaaaaggatgaTCAATACCGTACGGGAGATTGTACGAACAGATGGCCCGAGAGGACTATTCCGAGGGTGTGCTATCAACACGTTTATGGCCGCTGTCGGATCAGGATTATACTTTGGTCTCTACGAGAGCACCAAATGGTGGCTAGGCTCTGACTCGATGGATAATTGTGCCGTGTTAGAGTAG
- a CDS encoding permease of the major facilitator superfamily (MFS allantoate transporter, putative): MADEKTSPPTTVDVEKDVKGHVDPVLKEHAQDADEALKAFQELHGEAIELDAATNKRLLRIIDWHMMPIMCFVYGMNYLDKTTLSYASVMGLKSDLNLKGDEYQWLGSLFYFGYLAWEYPTNRLLQRLPLGKYSAACIIIWGTILCCFAAVSNYSGAIAIRFFLGVFEASVTPGFALLTSQWYTKSEQSSRVNIWFSFNGWGQILGGFVAYGIAVGTERHGSAIAPWKIVFLCTGLLTVALGVIFLWIVPDSQLNARWLKQEDRVLAVARVRENQQGIGNKHFKLYQVKEALLDPMTWAFFFFALIANIPNGGITNFFSQLITSFGYTPQQSLLYGTPGGAVEVVALVLNGYAGQYTGQRLLCSTGGLVTAIVGMVLIVALPLSNNVGRLIGYYMTQASPTPFVALLSMVSSNVAGYTKKTTVAALFLIGYCAGNIIGPQVFRPKDAPRYVPAEITIIVCWGVCLFLLAFIWWWYSKQNAKKIQITESSGYVRLENQEWLDLTDRENHEFLYSL, from the exons ATGGCGGATGAGAAGACTTCCCCACCTACCACCGTCGATGTGGAGAAAGACGTCAAGGGGCACGTCGATCCAGTGCTTAAAGAACATGCCCAGGATGCGGATGAGGCATTGAAAGCCTTTCAGGAACTCCACGGCGAAGCGATCGAGCTCGATGCCGCAACAAACAAGCGACTTTTAAGAATAATTGACTGGCATATGATGCCGATTATGTGTTTTGTATATGGAATGAACTACTTGGACA AAACAACCCTATCCTACGCCAGTGTCATGGGACTTAAATCGGACCTGAACTTGAAAGGCGACGAATATCAATGGCTAGGCAGTTTGTTTTATTTCG GATACCTGGCATGGGAATATCCCACCAACCGATTGCTCCAGCGCCTCCCCTTGGGTAAATACTCTGCGGCTTGCATCATCATTTGGGGAACCATTCTTTGTTGCTTCGCCGCTGTCAGCAATTATTCCGGAGCCATCGCTATTCG TTTCTTCCTTGGTGTCTTCGAAGCCTCTGTTACACCAGGCTTTGCTTTGTTGACCTCACAG TGGTACACCAAGAGTGAACAAAGCAGCCGCGTCAACATCTGGTTCAGCTTCAACGGCTGGGGACAGATCCTGGGAGGCTTTGTGGCGTACGGCATCGCGGTTGGCACAGAGAGACACGGGTCAGCCATCGCTCCATGGAAGATTGTCTTCCTTTGCACGGGTCTATTAACCGTTGCGCTTGGTGTTATTTTCCTCTGGATAGTCCCAGATAGCCAACTGAATGCCCGCTGGCTAAAGCAAGAAGATCGTGTTCTCGCCGTCGCTCGCGTCAGAGAAAACCAGCAGGGTATCGGAAACAAGCACTTCAAGCTCTACCAGGTCAAGGAAGCACTCCTAGACCCCATGACTTgggcattcttcttctttgcaCTTATCGCCAATATTCCCAATGGCGGTATCACAAACTTCTTCAGCCAGCTG ATCACTAGCTTCGGCTACACTCCCCAGCAGAGTCTCCTGTATGGTACTCCCGGCGGTGCGGTTGAGGTTGTCGCTCTAGTTCTCAACGGTTACGCCGGTCAATACACAGGCCAGCGACTCCTTTGCAGCACCGGCGGCCTAGTCACTGCCATAGTGGGCATGGTCCTCATTGTTGCTCTCCCCCTATCAAACAACGTCGGACGTCTGATCGGTTACTACATGACCCAAGCAAGCCCGACTCCATTCGTGGCCTTGCTCTCGATGGTCTCCTCCAACGTCGCCGGTTATACTAAAAAGACTACAGTCGCTGCACTATTTTTGATCGGCTACTGCGCAGGAAATATCATCG GTCCTCAAGTCTTCCGCCCCAAAGATGCCCCTCGCTACGTGCCCGCCGAGATCACGATCATTGTCTGCTGGGGCGtctgtttgtttcttttggccttcatctggtggtggtatAGCAAACAGAATGCTAAGAAGATTCAGATCACGGAGAGCTCCGGCTACGTGCGACTGGAGAATCAAGA ATGGTTGGATCTAACTGATCGGGAGAACCATGAATTTCTTTATTCGTTGtag
- the pyrG gene encoding pyrG: MSSKSQLTYSARASKHPNALVKKLFEVAEAKKTNVTVSADVTTTKELLDLADRLGPYIAVIKTHIDILSDFSEETITGLKALAEKHNFLIFEDRKFIDIGNTVQKQYHGGTLRISEWAHIINCSILPGEGIVEALAQTASAEDFPYGSERGLLILAEMTSKGSLATGQYTTSSVDYARKYKKFVMGFVSTRHLGEVQSEVSSPSEEEDFVVFTTGVNLSSKGDKLGQQYQTPESAVGRGADFIIAGRGIYAAPDPVEAAKQYQKEGWDAYLKRVGAQ; encoded by the exons ATGTCTTCCAAGTCGCAATTGACCTACAGCGCACGCGCTAGCAAGCACCCCAATGCGCTCGTAAAGAAGCTCTTCGAGGTTGCCGAGGCCAAGAAAACCAATGTCACCGTTTCCGCCGACGTGACAACCACCAAAGAGCTGCTGGATTTGGCTGACC GACTCGGTCCGTACATTGCCGTGATCAAAACTCACATCGATATCCTCTCCGATTTCAGCGAAGAAACCATCACCGGTCTGAAGGCCCTTGCAGAGAAGCACaatttcctcatcttcgaagaTCGCAAGTTCATCGATATCGGAAACACAGTCCAAAAGCAGTACCATGGCGGCACTCTGCGTATCTCTGAGTGGGCCCACATCATCAACTGCAGTATTCTGCCCGGTGAGGGTATCGTCGAGGCTCTGGCCCAGACTGCTTCGGCCGAGGACTTCCCCTACGGCTCCGAGAGGGGCCTTTTGATCCTTGCGGAGATGACCTCCAAGGGATCTTTGGCTACCGGTCAATATACTACTTCTTCTGTTGACTATGCTCGGAAGTATAAGAAGTTTGTGATGGGATTCGTCTCGACACGTCACCTTGGCGAGGTTCAGTCTGAAGTTAGCTCGCcttcggaggaggaagattttGTCGTCTTCACGACAGGTGTCAACCTCTCCTCGAAGGGTGACAAGCTGGGACAGCAGTACCAAACTCCTGAGTCGGCTGTTGGACGCGGTGCCGACTTTATTATTGCTGGCCGTGGAATTTATGCTGCTCCTGATCCCGTGGAGGCGGCGAAGCAGTACCAGAAGGAGGGATGGGATGCATACCTGAAGCGTGTTGGTGCGCAATAA